ACCCTCCTACACTGGTCCAAAGGCAGGTCTACCTTTGCTCACTCTTTGACGAATCAGTAATATAACCTCTGACAGTGTGAGAGTGACTCATGGGCAGGTTATTCTTGACTGTCTTAAGTTCTTGACAAGCCCGGAAATCCTCTATTCCTGTAGGACCTGGCAGAGTTCTTGGACCAAATTGGCTTCTCTAAGTATCTCCCTTTACTAGAAGAGCAAGACATTGACCTGCGGATATTTCTCACCCTGACTGAAAATGATCTCAAAGAAATAGGGATCACGTAAGAGACCTCTGGCCCCTCTTTCACATTTACCCCAGTACATACAGTGTTTGCTTTCGCATGGTATGAAATGCTGAATCCATTCTTGCTCTGCAGATTGTTTGGACCTAAGCGTAAGATGACCTCGGCCATTGCAAGGTGGCACAGCAGTGCTCGACCACCCAGCGATGCTCTGGAACAAGCTTATGCTGACCAACTTGAGGCTGAGATGCAGGAGATGGCCATTCAGTTGCATAAGGTAACTACAAAGAAAAAACTCAATGTAACTGTTgtgcaaatatttcacatttttgactttacatatgtttacactgtggctttttagtctcttgtttttttttacacacagtcaatctagttgacctgctttctctgcactctattgtactttctgtagcatatgttagtttatttagtatgtttagtctatttttccccACTGACAGTTGTGccttgtttgattgtttgtttgcttacttttgaataacctacactgctgttatgatgcttgaatttccctcgggatcaataaagtatctatctatctatctttctttactgaactgaactgaaaatccTTTTCCTGCATTAATCTGACACACCTGTGAAGCGCTGTGAGGAGATGGCGAGCCTGCAGAGCCAGGTGTCTCAGGAGAAGGAGCTGCGTACTGTGATGGAGGGATGTCTCATGGAGGACAAGATGGCATGGAGGAGGGTCCATGCCGAGCTGGTAGAGAACCACCGGCTGGCTCAGGAGATGACCGCCACACTGGCAGAGTTTAGGGCCTGCCACACTAAACTGCTCCCCTGTTTCACTACTGATGAGGACAGCAGCTCTTATACTGGCATGGAAGATAAAATAGAAGGTGACACTGGTGTTCCAGGTGAGTTGAGGTGCCCTGTGCTGGATGCCACCTTTTACATTTTGGaattaaaagaattaaaatgagaaaagtaaTTTTGCCTCTCCTTACAGCCAGCGAGGGCCTGCCACGCTCAAAAGCTGCGGAGCTAATGAAGAAACTGTATTCTTATGAGGAAGAACTGGGTAAGAGGGTGTAATGTTCAGTGATTAAAGTGCTTCTGTGTTGTCAGTGAAGTCTAATGCTGGTGTCTGGTTgtttcatcatcacagcaggGACCCTGCAAACTGTGCTTCAGAGTCTGAGGCGACTGAGTGCCCCTGAAAAAGTCTCAGATAGCTGGGAACGGCCTTAACCTCCAAAGGTGAGTATTTACAACAAGCTCTCACAGGGTGGATGGGTGGAAGTGGTAAAACAAGAGAAAGTAACTCTAGCGTCTTGTCTCTCAAGAGGCTTTTGCCAATACTTGACGGAGGGTGATCTAACCACCCTGAACAATCTCACGGAAATGGGAGAAGGCCAAAGACAAGGCCATCCCTGCTGGACCAGAGAAGCCTGCCGCTCCTCTGATGGACCAGAACTCCCCATGCGTGGACAAGGCCAAGAGGGACGGCAACCACTACAGGGAAGTGACAATCAGGCAGGAAGGGTACCTGGCCCTCACACGCTTGTGCTGGTATTTACTGGACTCCTGTAGCTGGGTTGTGAGAATGCTTAGAGAGGAGAGACTGATGTGACTGTGGATCAGAGGCTGTAATACTGTGAAATGATTCTTAAAGAActgctctctcttccttcatGAAATGTTCATGCCACCAACCGAAGGGATATTTTATAACAGAAGTCAAAATGAGTAGTTAGAAGTTCTGCAGAgctctgttttaaaataatgtccTGCTGAATGCATTTTTTAGAGCTTAAGATCAAAGTAATGAGTTAAACCTGTCAGTTAATCATTATCCTTATGTTACACCAGGAAAGGTGTTTTCAAGCCATTTGACTGTAATGCTGTAGACACTAGCATATGTAGAAGCAGAGTTATGACAATAAAATTTACAAATTACCACagtttctaatatttttttaaagtacaaACACGTGACAGTCTAGTTTGAGATTTCACTCCGCAGTGCAAGTGAGGGGTTGGTTATGATTCAGTGTGTCCACTGTGATACTTCTTAAGTGTGATCTGTTTTACCCTGAAATCCTCCCAAATCTTTAACATGCCAGATAGTCTAGCTTGGATTTGGTCCTGACTTAAAACCTTGTGAGGGCGGATACTTCAATACTGTGTCATTTTTCTACTTGTACGCCAATGTTTAATTTTGCTTCATATTCTTTTCCACAAACATAATTACGTGCCAAAGCACCAATTTCAGCTCAAGGAAGATGTAAATTGGAAATTTACTGCATGTCCCACAGACAAATCTTTATGTTAAAGTTACAGTGGTGAAGGGtgtttatgtgcacatgtgGACAGAATTATCCAAACAGTAagcagaggggggaaaaaacagatcTACCCACTGGCAGCTTAGTCCTTTCAGGAGACATTTTATGATCATTTGTAGTAAAGAATTGAAGAGGTCAAGTTATAACACTGGAAGGATctgttgtttaaaaagaaaaaaacaaacaaacaaaaaaagagtatGTCTTCATATCCAATGATCAGGGGGGATCATTTTCCTGGAACTTATCGTCTCCTGTTAAACTTCAATTGAACATTGTTAGTGGTTTCTTCTTTATAAAACCCTTGAATGTAATTTGTGGTTCTCATTGGACTCTACCTGTAAACAGGTGTGTGaaataacaagacattttaacatttattttagagTCTGTCTCCTTAAGCAACATTGAATATCACCCTTATTTCCATCTGTATGCTTGTCTACTTTATTGATGTggtcaaaatgtaaatttctAACACTATGGGTGAGCTCTGTGTACACTGAGCCTCGAGGGTCAGGGGATCCCCTCCTTCTAATTGTTGGGATGTCCTCATGCGGAGTACATCTGAAACTCCTCTACTGTGCCCGCAGTCTTGGCAGTATATCGATGTGATGACAGTTGCTACTCTGCGACAACCTTGGCCCGATATGTATGTTGGCTGAGTTTACGTAGCTTTAGCAGCTGATCAGCCTCAGGCCTGTGGATTTCTCACACATCATTTTGTGATGTGTGAATGGGAAGGAAAACTCCCAGAGATGACGATTACTGCACCAGTGATGTTTTGCGTGCCAGGATACAGGATGCTTTTGAGTCACTAAACCCTAGATGAGGTTTCAGCAAATAAGGTCAAGGGGCAGAGGACTGTCATCTACCGTCATCTACTGCTGCTGATTTACCCTCTTGTTGGCAGTCGGCAGTGAAAGACAGACTGTAAGCGTGGCCAAATAAACACAGTGTTGAGACTGGACTGCTAAAATATTCTCCATCTCACAGTGCTAATTTACTCCTGTCATGAATGTCTGCCACTAAAACTGACAAACAGACTCTAAAATCCTCCAACCAGTTGCCATCAAGCCACACAGTACTGGGATGTAACAGGGATTCTTAGTTACAGTCAGATTTCACCCAAGACAAAGCTGGTCTTTTGAGGTTTATGTGAACTGAAGATGTCTCTGTTGGCTTCTACACTTATTTGTAGTGCATCTCACCAGCAATGAGCTATACAAACTAAGATAAGCAAATAACTGTTACTCTGAGCAGCACACGTTGTGTCTGGCTGGTAGACTGGAGGCTCGAGATGTTGGCAGGTTGCCAGCTGGGATTTTCTGAGCCCATGAGAGTAAAGTGCAGCTGGGGGAAAGTAAATAAGTagtcctcttttcttctcactAAGGTGCCCTCGAGCAAGATGTTTTTATCCTTACTGTTCCTGTGGAACTGCTCAGCAGACAAGAGTAGATGGCTGGATGTTCTGGTCAGCTGCCAGGTTTGAATGTGTGCAAGCcgaatgaaaaaaatgaagctcAGTGCAAGCCCAAGTGAATTCAGTCAACATTCAGAGAAGCTATTTATACATTCCTCTGTTAAATCTAGATGACAAAACAGACATCACAAGTCCAGAGCAACTTCAAGTGTCAATTCAATATGTATTGTTTGAACAGAGAGCCATATAAATTAATTCAACATTATCTACAGTCCTTTGAGACAAGTTGTGAGCATTATGTACAAACATAAACAATCCACTTAAGATGAGCAGACAACTGTTCCTGTACAGCCTACAGAGGGAGTTTAAAAAAGTCTGTAAAATGCAGCAAGTGTGAATTCAcaaaaatattgttatatttCTGAATATCTATTGTAACATCTGCTTATATACAAATTCACTAACGGTTCAAATTCACCAGTTCCAATACAAATTATGAATCTACAtgattgtgtttgcttttgaatgGCTGCCCAGGAGAGCATATGTAACCCTCTTCCACCGTTGACTCAGACAATCAGAACCTTCagttcagaaacacacagagccgTCCTTTTTTCCACATGACAGGAGGAATGAAGACATCTCTTTGGTCTGTGGTATGAGTGAGGATTGATTCCCACTCCCACAGAGCACCAGCTGTGTGAACTGTGCTTGCGATGAGCTTAGGTGTACTCACACAGGTGACCACAGCCTGCAGGACAGTGGGCGCTGCTCTTGAGCCAGTTCATAATGTGCTCCAGATGTCCACCGTGGCTGCAGCCCTGACACCACACGAACAGCCCCTTCACCACATGGTGGCACACTGCGCAAACACTGGCACACTGGTGGCACCTGGAGGAGAGACACATGGCACTTGTCAGAGGCCGGCTTATGTCAGAACTGAAGTATTATTGAGTGTTATTGCATTTAAGACAACATAAGAGGCAGTGCAGACAGGAATTACAGCCAGCCGGCAGAGATCCCAAGTAGTCCTGACCAAGGAATAGTCCACTacacattcatgttcatgtACAAGGCTAAACTAACTAAACGGTGATGCAGTGTTCATACCTGTCACAAATCCAACCCTTGTTGCTCATTGGCCGCTTGCAGTTGCTGCAGTTGATGTGTAGTGTTGTAGATGTCTGGTTTAGGCAGGTGATGGCACTGCATGTACTCAACTTGATGACCTCATTGGACACGTTCCACAACTCGAATCTTTGCAGCAGGTCTATGTAGGACATGTACCAATGCTCCTGAAATGGAAACACAACACTTTCAGGTCTTCCTATTTGGTCTGCTCAGGTCTTCCAAACTGCAGTCGTGGCTGAATTTTGGGACATGGGTGTTTTAGTAGGAGACAAGTAAACAATTTATAACTGACAGTCATACACAAGTTCTAAAGAATCGCTAAactttgcttgaattttttttcacattcacattttgagcacaataaaatcaaaattttttATACTGAAGTCTTCATTTATGTGTCTATCAAGTTTTAGTCCTCTGCTGTTGTATTTACATGCAGTTTTTACAACATTAAACAAGACAATAGTGTTTATTTATCTGACCTGGGTGAGGTCGTCGATCTCTTTGCGTATGCGGTCCCCCAAGACGATAAGCACAGACACGGCCATCTGCACGTCACCCTGCTCAGCGTAGTAGCTCAGCATCTCCCGCACAATGGGGCAGAAGAAGCTGGCAGGTAGATGTGGGCAGAACAGCGGCTGGGAAATGGAGATGAGTGAGAAGGACTCGATGGGCGTCAGACAAGTGACCTCTGCCTCGTTGCCGCTGACGTGCGGGGAGTCGGCCTTGTCCTGCTGAAGGTGCTCAGGAGCAGATGGGTTGTCCATGATCTCGTGGCGCAGCTGGAAGGCCTCCTGGGGCAGTGTGTACTCCTGCTCCTCTGATAAGACAAAAGGAGCAGAGATCAGATAAATGAGCGCTGAGCATGGAGGCAGTTATAAATAGCAGTTACTGAGGTAAGCAACTGTTTAATTTTCACAGAGATGAGAGCGTGACTGACCCGTTTGGTTGTCATGCTCCATAGAGTAGAGGTCGTCGTCATCTAACTCTGCATCACCGAACATGTATTCAGCCTGGCCCTCGCTGCCTTCCGTCTCCTCGTTCTCTGAAGTGAAATTGAATGAATGGCTTATTTATGTGAGTCTTGAATATCACACAAAGACCACACGGACAACAAGACTGGCTTCTAGAAATTTTAACGGCCACTCTCACCTTCATTATTATTGCTGATGTGGGAGTTCCCAGGCTCCAAGTGGATGTTGTCCTGCCTGCTCTCACCTTTACTGCGCTCCAGTCTGCTTTCAGTGCCCATCCCTGACCCCATTTCCTTCATGCTGAAACTGAAAGCATAATGgacatgcacattagataaCTTAGTCATTTACACACTAAACACTTAGTTAAGTGTGTAAATGACTGGCGTCGCTGTTGTGTAATGGCACACTAAAAAGCTTGTTTACCTGTTCATTAAGGGCAAAGTACCCAGTTTACTGAGGCTGTGGTTTAGACCGGGTGTTGTGAGGTTTGCTGGGTCAGAGAACATGATTCTCAACATGGTCCATGTTGTGGAAACCTttgtattaaagaaaaaagaagggcTGTTCATAACACACGCCAAACACAATTATTAAGTGTAGGTGACAGGAACTGTAATCACATTACTTTTTCAGCAAGTGGAACACAGCAACAGGTTGAGAAATCAGATCACAATCGCAGACCTAAAAGGTCtctgattatatttttttctggtgATAATCTGGTATTAAGTCTACAAGTTCATTACCTAAATAACCCTCGCATAGTCACATCAGGGCTTAGGGCAAATGTAACAAGCAGTAAGTCAATGAATCGATCAAATAACCAAAAAGACAACAGGatattttaccatttttcattttgtttagaTTAAATGACAAACGTGTTGATTCAAGCTCTTCACATCTGAAtcatttctgattttctgtGATGACCCTGGATATCTTTACGTTTTGGGACTTTTCCCTGGACAAAACCAGACATATTCAGTCATCACTGCGAGCTtatttttactgacatttttagaccaaatgattaatcattaattaaatgattaatgtaTAGATTAATAGAGAAATAAGTAATTACTTTTGAAAAGAGAGTAATTTCTAACACTTAAGAACCGTGAATCCTGTACTGATCTGTCTGACCTGAGGTCTTTTTAGCTCCTGGGCCACCTTGGCGTTGTGATCACACAGCTCACCAAACGGCTTCCCACTAAGGAGGTAGAGTTGTGCTGTCTTGACAAACCAGTCCATGCGGTTACTGTCCAAGTCTGTCTCAAAGACACTAAGTGCACTGGACACATGGGCAAACTGTTCTGTCGGGTCAGGCTTCTTGAAGAAAAAGATGGGGTAGCGGCGGTCGCCTCCAGGGTAAGGCTTTCTGTTGGCATCACTGCTGATCAGGCTCTCCTTGGCTGCAAAAGCCAAGTCACCAAACAGTCCGAAGCACAGACCCTCGGGGTTGGCCTTGTCCACAGGACGAGTGGCGTCTTTGAACATGTGTTGGTAGAGTGTGCTGTCCTTAGAGCCAGACAGCAGGAAATAAGGGTCATGCTGGTGGCGCCACACGATCCCAGTGGTCACATCCTTGTGTTCCTCAAAGGTGGCGAAGGGAATGAAAGGTCTGCGGACATCCCACACGTAGATGTTGTGATCCACCATCATGGAACAGGTGGCTAAATGAAATTTCCTCTCGGGTCTCCACTTCACCCGTGCAACTGAGGCGATAGTCTGGACACAATAGACTTCCTTGGCCCGGTTAGTGGTCATGTCCCACACTTTCACCATTTTGTCCCTTCCCCCAGTGGCAAGCCATCCcctaaaatggaaataaagagGGGAAAGCTATTACCgaatgacaataataaaaaaaaaaaaaccaaacaaacgaCTAAGGCACCACTAAATGCAAGTGACACTATGACCCAAGATACCTCCAGTTTCTCAGTTGGTTTGCATCTCAAGGTCACTTTCTTTTACCTGTCATCAGGGTGCCAGTCGCAGCAGAACACAGGACCAGTGTGGGCAGTGAACATTCGCTCGTAGCGGTCCGGTCTCCTGATGTCCCACAGCTGGACGTTACCATTCTCAAATGATGCAGCAAAAGTGAAATAATCCTTCATGCTGAACTGGACGTCCCTTACACTCTCTGACTGACCTAAAACAAAGCCAGTGGTGGGGGGATTAATTAAGCATTAAGAACCACAGATATagttgttttcttatttttaacaggaaaaacattACTTCTGCTCCAACACATAAGcagttttatttgaatatatacttgaatacatacatacatagtg
The Scatophagus argus isolate fScaArg1 chromosome 21, fScaArg1.pri, whole genome shotgun sequence genome window above contains:
- the wdr24 gene encoding GATOR complex protein WDR24 isoform X1; translated protein: MEKMSRVTTALSSSTINGRTMFCHLDAPANAISVCRDATQVVVAGRNIFKVYALEEEQFVEKLNLRVGRKPSLNFSCADVMWHQMEENLLATAATNGAVVTWNLGKPSRNKQDQLFTEHKRTVNKVCFHPVEVYMLLSGSQDGFMKCFDLRKKESVSTFSGQSESVRDVQFSMKDYFTFAASFENGNVQLWDIRRPDRYERMFTAHTGPVFCCDWHPDDRGWLATGGRDKMVKVWDMTTNRAKEVYCVQTIASVARVKWRPERKFHLATCSMMVDHNIYVWDVRRPFIPFATFEEHKDVTTGIVWRHQHDPYFLLSGSKDSTLYQHMFKDATRPVDKANPEGLCFGLFGDLAFAAKESLISSDANRKPYPGGDRRYPIFFFKKPDPTEQFAHVSSALSVFETDLDSNRMDWFVKTAQLYLLSGKPFGELCDHNAKVAQELKRPQVSTTWTMLRIMFSDPANLTTPGLNHSLSKLGTLPLMNSFSMKEMGSGMGTESRLERSKGESRQDNIHLEPGNSHISNNNEENEETEGSEGQAEYMFGDAELDDDDLYSMEHDNQTEEQEYTLPQEAFQLRHEIMDNPSAPEHLQQDKADSPHVSGNEAEVTCLTPIESFSLISISQPLFCPHLPASFFCPIVREMLSYYAEQGDVQMAVSVLIVLGDRIRKEIDDLTQEHWYMSYIDLLQRFELWNVSNEVIKLSTCSAITCLNQTSTTLHINCSNCKRPMSNKGWICDRCHQCASVCAVCHHVVKGLFVWCQGCSHGGHLEHIMNWLKSSAHCPAGCGHLSCTHSNLAADQNIQPSTLVC
- the wdr24 gene encoding GATOR complex protein WDR24 isoform X2, with product MEKMSRVTTALSSSTINGRTMFCHLDAPANAISVCRDATQVVVAGRNIFKVYALEEEQFVEKLNLRVGRKPSLNFSCADVMWHQMEENLLATAATNGAVVTWNLGKPSRNKQDQLFTEHKRTVNKVCFHPVEVYMLLSGSQDGFMKCFDLRKKESVSTFSGQSESVRDVQFSMKDYFTFAASFENGNVQLWDIRRPDRYERMFTAHTGPVFCCDWHPDDRGWLATGGRDKMVKVWDMTTNRAKEVYCVQTIASVARVKWRPERKFHLATCSMMVDHNIYVWDVRRPFIPFATFEEHKDVTTGIVWRHQHDPYFLLSGSKDSTLYQHMFKDATRPVDKANPEGLCFGLFGDLAFAAKESLISSDANRKPYPGGDRRYPIFFFKKPDPTEQFAHVSSALSVFETDLDSNRMDWFVKTAQLYLLSGKPFGELCDHNAKVAQELKRPQVSTTWTMLRIMFSDPANLTTPGLNHSLSKLGTLPLMNSFSMKEMGSGMGTESRLERSKGESRQDNIHLEPGNSHISNNNEENEETEGSEGQAEYMFGDAELDDDDLYSMEHDNQTEEQEYTLPQEAFQLRHEIMDNPSAPEHLQQDKADSPHVSGNEAEVTCLTPIESFSLISISQPLFCPHLPASFFCPIVREMLSYYAEQGDVQMAVSVLIVLGDRIRKEIDDLTQEHWYMSYIDLLQRFELWNVSNEVIKLSTCSAITCLNQTSTTLHINCSNCKRPMSNKGWICDRCHQCASVCAVCHHVVKGLFVWCQGCSHGGHLEHIMNWLKSSAHCPAGCGHLCEYT